The following DNA comes from Henckelia pumila isolate YLH828 unplaced genomic scaffold, ASM3356847v2 CTG_461:::fragment_3, whole genome shotgun sequence.
TCAAATACATGATCTACGTCAgaattcacaattttttttcacaaatatatgtgatatatttgagtAAATATCAGAATTATTACAATATTATAAGCACATTTTCGTATCATAAacataatattataaaaaaaattaactgaaaCACAATAACAACGCATCTTCTTAACTCCTGACAAAGATTAAACTGtgcaattattataaaatattaaataacgttaagttattataaaaaaaaattaaaagtcaaGATACCTATTTAATTTTCGATATCAAGAAAAAAGACACGCGCACACGTGGCACGTTGAGGTTCATGGGCTAGATTTTCCAGGAGCCCCACTCATTCATGTATCTGCAACTCCACAGCTTGCTAGCTTCCGGCGAAACTCGTCGACAATGGCGACTGTGGCCGCGTGTTCTTTCGTCAGAATTCCGAAGCCATTTTTCTCAGACAAGGAATTCGGACAGGCCCTTGTGTTTTCCCGCCGCCGCGTGTCCGCCGTAGCTGCCTCCGGAATATATGCTGTCGCGACTCCACTGGAGACTAAGCCTGATGATTTGGTGGAATCCATTCTATCACAGGTGTAACTTTCAACTATTCGTTGGGAATTTGATCTTTTTTCATCGTAATGTGCCTTTTACGGACAATGTATTTTAGCAGAGAAAAAGGTGGGGAAGGGGGAAAAATTACtattttttcttgaaatatttgtGAACAAGAATTTATTGTCTCCGTTTGTTGGATCAAATTACAAGCTTTTTTCATCTCTCTGGCTTCATTAGGTTAGGCAAACTGATAGAGGAGTTCTGCTGTCAAGAAATGAACACCAAAGGGTAGCCCAAGTGGCTGATGAATTGCAAAAATTTTGCGTTGCTGAACCCACCAAGTGCCCGCTTATATTTGGAGGTCAGCATCTCTCTTAACTCCATGATTCTGCTTTCAGTTTCAATTCTATCGAATTCAATAGCTTGTGCTAACATCTGTCGAAATGGTGCATTCGAAGTTCGGTTGGGTCGCCTCTCTTTTCACCGTGCTATGCCAACCGAGTTTCTACCTGATGCTCATCCATTGACTCATAATACTCATATTTCACTGTTTGCTTGTTATTATACCTTGAAAGGCTTCTACGAATTGGAAGACCGAAGACTCACCTCCTGCCTTTATTCTTTCATATATATAACTACTCTTTTGATTACATTTTAGCTTTTCAAGAATGTGGAAAtcttgtattaaaaaaaaaaacttgtttgCAGAATGGGATGTGCAGTATTGCTCAAATCCTACATCACCAGGTGGTGTATATCGGAATGCATTTGGCCGGCTGATATTCAAAGCCAAGGAAATGATTCAGGTCGTTGAATCCCCGGATACTGTCAAAAACAGAGTATCCTTTACTGCTCTGGGATTGTTAGATGGAGAGGTTTCTTTGAAGGGTAATTATATCTTTTCGTCCGTGATCACAAATATTCATGGTTTCTTTTTATTCCTCTGTTGCATGGTAAAGTTTTCTGGTTAGTAGTATTCTTTTTCGTATCTGGACTTCATTGAATGAGGCAATATGAGTTGAGTACTCATATTTTGCAAGCTGAATCGCATGTTTGGAAAAGGAACGATTTTCGCTTGAGTTGGAGTTTGTTATGTAGTTTTAAACCTAAAAAATTGACCAAAAGCTTGAATTATGATTGGAGTTTGTGGTCCGGGAAAATACATTTCTGTTCATACTTGACGTGAAGTAATTTCAAATGTATCAGAGCTCTGATCATATTCATTGTGTATATATAGGACTTGTAAGTATTTGAACCGGCTGGAATAGTCTGAACACCTTTGTTGAACTCCATGAAACTCTTGTCTGATTATAAATTTGGCTGATAAGACAGGAAAACTGACAGCCCTGGATGGAGAATGGATTCAAGTCGTGTTCGAGCCACCGGAACTCAAAGTTGGAGGATGGGAATTCAAATATGGTGGTGAGAGTGAAGTGAAGCTGCAAATCACATACGTTGACGATAAGATCAGGCTTGGAAAAGGTTCGAGAGGTGCTCTCTTCGTCTTTCAAAGACGCGAACCGCTCCCATGAAAACATAAGGTTGTTACATGCACTTTGTTACATAAATATCTCCTCGATTCCAATGAATGTGAAGAGCTTTAGATGCAACTTCAATGAGTCTGCGTTTGGATTGAGCAATTCGATTAGAAAATACAATAAGGCCAAGCTCCCTTTGATGGTACCACATCAAAATGCATTTGCCAAAAACTCCAACCCTGTTCTGCAATTATAGAGATCTAATGAAAATGGATCGAAAGTTATTTGTTTTCACAAGTGTTTATGGTATTAAAAGATGAACACAGAACACTGTTTGTGTGGATAAATATTAACAAAACTATTCGTTTTTGCGCTTTTAAaatattgttgttttttttcataaaagaAAAAAGAGTTCAACGGCAAGTCTATTATACACCAGGAATTCAACTCCCGATGGCTTTGTGTAAGATGTACGCGCGGAAATATATTGATGGATTccacatatttttttgtttCGTAATGAGATTGTTTGCGCAAACATCTTGTATATTTAAAAAAGACACCGAAAATGCTACCGTCGATGTAAGACTGACTCAGCAGCAAATTGAGAATGATGAAAAATGAGCATTTCACAATTGGACTTGTTGGTCGTAGGTGCAAGAGAATGGACTTCTTGTCAACTTTATGGTTACTAGCATTCCATCGGATGCTTATACACTCCTTTTTTCCAAATTTATCTATCAAGTAATTAATAAATTGATGAAGTGATAAAatgataattataatatttctaaggttaaaatctaatct
Coding sequences within:
- the LOC140872208 gene encoding probable plastid-lipid-associated protein 8, chloroplastic → MATVAACSFVRIPKPFFSDKEFGQALVFSRRRVSAVAASGIYAVATPLETKPDDLVESILSQVRQTDRGVLLSRNEHQRVAQVADELQKFCVAEPTKCPLIFGEWDVQYCSNPTSPGGVYRNAFGRLIFKAKEMIQVVESPDTVKNRVSFTALGLLDGEVSLKGKLTALDGEWIQVVFEPPELKVGGWEFKYGGESEVKLQITYVDDKIRLGKGSRGALFVFQRREPLP